The Stenotrophomonas sp. ASS1 genome segment AAGCACATCATTGGTCGGCAGCGTGTCCGGCCAGACTTCCGCGAACAGTTCATCGCGGGTGACAACACGCCCCGGCTGGCGCAGCAGCACACGCAGCACGCCCAGCGCCTTCGGCGTCAGCCGACGCGGGCGACGCGCACCCACGACCTCGACTTCGCGCGAGGACAGAGTGACAGTGCACTCTCCTATCCGGATCCGATCGAATCCGGGGGGCTGGTTTTCACTGCTGTTCATTTTCCGCTACACAGTAGAGACAGGTCCGGGGCAGCGTTTGCCTTCGATACCCTCCCGTCCTGGGAACAGCAAAAAGCCAGACTCCGCACAAAGCATCGGCGCATACCGCAAAAACAATGAAGCGGGCGAATACTAGCCTATGCGGGTTACCTCGCCTATCGCGTGGTCGACATCCAGGCTCTCTCTCGCCGACGAATTCACATAATCTGCAGCACCATTCGCGCCCTGCGGGGCGCGAAATTTTTATCTGGCGTTCATTTTCACATGCGCCGCAGCATGGTCAATCCAACCAGTCGCGAAACCACCAAAGCTACGTACATCACGCCTGAAAACTGCTCCAGCATGACCAAGGCGCGCGCCTGCGGATGCAGTGGCACAACGTCGCTCAAGCCAACACCCGAGAGCAAACTGAAGCTCAGATAAAGAAGCTCCATCCAGGTGCGCTGCGCGCCACCACCGGTGCCCTGGAAACTGCCCGGATACCATTGCTGGCACACGGCGAAAGCAAACGCGAAGGCCCACGCCAGCAACGTGAATGTCGCACCTGCTGCGAACAGTTCATCGCGGGTGACTTTATGGTCCTGGAGCATGTAGGCGATGAGCGCACCGGCCGTATAGAAGTACAGCAGGCTTTCCAGCAGCTGCGCGGTGGTCAGCAGCGCACTGCGATCCAGCAGTGCGCCGGCCAGCGAGAACACCACCGAAGGAATGGCCAGCAGCAGTGCCAGCCAGGTGCCCAGCGGACTGCGCTGGACCACCCACAGCGCCAGGCCGAGTACCGCCATGCCGAACATGCCCAGTGCCGCACGGCCGCCGGCGGTGTCATCAAGTGCGGGATACAGCAGCACCGCGATCAACTGGGCACCCAGCAGCCAGGCCGAAGGATGGCGGCGGGCAATGGCCAGCCAGCGGGTGGTGATGGCAACGGGCATGGCGTCCTTCCCCAGGGTGATGGGCGGAGGATAGCCGGGAGCGGCGTGATGAGCGGTAGTGCCGGCCACTGGCCGGCACTCTCCCCGGTCCCACGCACGACGGAATGCCGGCCAGCGGCCGGCACTACCCGTTACACGTCAGCCCTGGTGATAGACCTCGGCGCCGGCGGCGCGGAACTCTTCCGACTTCTCCTTCATGCCGGCCTCAGCGTAGTCGCGCACGTCCTGGGTGATCTTCATCGAGCAGAAGTGCGGGCCGCACATCGAGCAGAAGTGCGCCAGCTTGTGCGCATCCTTCGGCAGGGTCTCATCATGGAATTCCTTGGCCTTCTCCGGGTCCAGCCCGAGATGGAACTGGTCTTCCCAGCGGAACTCGAAGCGCGCCTTGCTCAGCGCGTTGTCGCGCACCTGCGCGCCGGGGTGTCCCTTGGCCAGGTCCGCCGCATGCGCGGCGATACGGTAGGCCATGATGCCGTCGCGCACGTCCTGGCGATTGGGCAGGCCGAGGTGTTCCTTCGGCGTCACGTAGCAGAGCATCGCCGTACCGAACCAGCCGATCATCGCCGCACCGATCGCGCTGGTGATGTGGTCGTAGCCCGGTGCGATATCGGTGGTCAGGGGGCCCAGCGTATAGAACGGCGCTTCGCCACACTCGCGCAGCTGCTTGTCCATGTTCTCCTTGATCAGCTGCATCGGCACGTGGCCGGGGCCTTCGATCATGGTCTGCACGTCGTGCTTCCAGGCGATCTTCGTCAACTCACCCAGCGTCTCCAGCTCACCGAACTGCGCGGCATCGTTGGCATCGGCGATGCAGCCCGGGCGCAGGCCATCGCCCAGCGAGAAGGTCACGTCGTAGGCCTTCATGATTTCGCAGATGTCTTCGAAATGCGTGTAGAGGAAGTTCTCCTTGTGGTGTGCCAGGCACCACTTGGCCATGATCGAGCCACCGCGGCTGACGATGCCGGTGACCCGCTTGGCGGTGAGCGGAACATAGCGCAGCAGCACGCCAGCGTGGATGGTGAAGTAGTCCACGCCCTGCTCGGCCTGCTCGATCAGTGTGTCGCGGAAGATCTCCCAGGTGAGTGCTTCGGCGCGGCCATCGACCTTCTCCAGCGCCTGGTAGATCGGCACGGTACCGATCGCCACCGGCGAGTTGCGGATGATCCACTCGCGGGTCTCATGGATGTGCTTGCCGGTGGACAGGTCCATCACCGTGTCACCGCCCCAGCGGATCGCCCACACCAGCTTCTCCACCTCCTCGGCAATGCCCGAGGAAACAGCGCTGTTGCCGATGTTGGCGTTGATCTTGGTCAGGAAATTTCGGCCGATGATCATCGGCTCGCTTTCCGGATGGTTGATGTTGTTGGGCAGCACCGCACGGCCGCGGGCGATTTCGTCGCGCACGAACTCCGGCGTGATGATCTTCTGGATCGACGCGCCGAACGCCTCGCCCGGGTGCTGCTGCAGCAGCCCGGCATCGCGGATCACGTCCAGCCGCTGGTTCTCGCGGATGGCGACGAATTCCATTTCCGGCGTGATGATGCCGCGGCGCGCGTAGTGCATCTGGGTGACGTTGGCACCTGCACGCGCACGGCGTGGCAGGCTGCGCGCGGGGAAGCGCACCGCATCGAGCTTCGGGTCATGCTCGCGATCGCGACCGAACGAAGAACTCAGTCCTTCCAGCCGCTCGGTATCACCGCGTTCTTCCACCCAGCCGCGACGCAGTGCCGGCAAACCAGCGGACAGATCGATGCGCACCTCCGGATCGGTGTACGGGCCCGACGTGTCGTAAACGGTCACCGGTGCATTCTCTTCGCCGCCGAACAAGGTCGGCGTGCGGGTCAGCGCGATCTCGCGCATCGGCACCTGCAGATCCGGGCGTGAACCGGGCACGTGGATCTTGCGCGAGCCGGGAATGGGCCGGGTCACGGATTCGGAGAGTTGCTGGGCCTGTTGCTGCAGGGCGGAGAGCTGTGCGTTCATCGGGCATCGTCCAGGAAGGTCAGGGACGAAGCGGCGGCGCACTGCTGCCGCGCCCGGACGGTCCTTGGGCGGAGTCCGGGCATGGCTGCACTGCAAAGCTTCCCTACGCCGGTATGAGCCGGATCAGGTTCCAAGGGACTGTCTCAACCGTGGCCACATGGCCGCGGTACCCCCGCTTCTTGGTGTGCATTAGAGCATAGAACGCACTGCAGCTCCTGGCTGTTCCATCCACGCACGGCGTGGATCCGCTGTTTCTGTATTAACAGAACCGTGACATCGCATTCAGTAACGTGCACGCGCATCGTGCCGCTGCGGCCGGTGTTTCCCCGCCGCCTTCGCGGCCCCTGCCCGGTCTGTGCTGCATGTCGCCGGCCCCTCGCAGCAAGCTCTGCTCGCTCCCCTCAATCCCTTGATCGGAGAAGCTCCTTCATGGTGTTTCGCGTTTCCATCGCACTGGTTCTGCTTCTGGTGCTGCTTGCCGGTGTTGCACCCGGCCCCTTCAATACCGTGGTGCAGTCGGTACTGGCCGATGTCATCCGCAGTGTCGGCTGGCTCTATCTTCTGGTCGTGTTCCTGGCACTGACGTTCCTGATGTACCTGGCATTCGGTCGCTTCGGCAACCTGCGCATCGGCGGTGAAGATGCCGAGCCGGAGTTCTCGCGCGCCAGCTGGATGTCGATGCTGTTCGCCGCCGGCATGGGCATCGGCCTGGTGTTCTGGGGCGCCGCCGAGCCGATTTCCCACTTCACCAAGCCTCCGGAAGGCCTCGCACCGCAGAGCATGGACGCGGCGCGGGCTTCGATGCGCTATGCATTCTTCCATTGGGGCCTGCATCCATGGGCAATCTACGCGCTGATCGGCCTGGCGATGGCCTGGTTCCAGTTCAACCGCAATGGCCGTGGACTGGTCAGTGACATGCTGCAACCGATCATCGGCCGGCACCATCGCGGCTGGATCGGACGCGTGGTCAACATCGCCGCGGTTGTTGCCACTGCCATTGGCGTGGCCACCACGCTGGGCTTCGGCACCATCCAGATCGCTGCCGGCATGGAACGCGTGTTCGGCCTGCACGCGGGTGTGCCACTGCAGCTGACCATCATCGCCATCGCGTTCGTGCTGTACATGGCGTCCACCGCCAGCGGAGTCGAGCGCGGGGTGAAGTGGCTGTCCAACTTCAACCTTGCGCTGGCCGCGCTTCTTGCGGCCACCGTACTGGTGCTGGGCCCGACCGGATTCATCTTCGATACGTTCACCACCACACTGGGGTCGTACCTCAACCAGTTGGTGACGATGAGCCTGCGCATGTCGCCGTTCTCGGGCAGCACATGGGTAGCGGACTGGACCATCTTCTACTGGGCGTGGTGGATTTCCTGGGCCCCGTTCGTCGGCTCGTTCATCGCGCGCATCTCGCGTGGGCGCAGCGTCCGCGAGTTCGTCATCGGCGTCGTGCTGGCACCCACGGTGCTGGGCTTCTTCTGGTTCGCGGTGTTTGGTGGTACTGCGCTGTGGGCGCAGATCTTCGGCCACGCCGACCTGGTGCAGGCGCTGGGCAATGGCTATGAAACGGTGCTGTTCACCCTGTTTGACAGCATGCCGCTGCCCTTGCTGCTTTCCTGCATCGCACTGGTGCTGCTGATGATCTTCTTCGTGACATCAGCCGATTCGGCGGTGCTGGTACTGGCCAGCATGTCCACTGACGAGGCAGGCGATCCGCCGTTGAAGCGCAAGCTGGCCTGGGGCATCGCGGTGGCGCTGATCGCAGCGGCGTTGCTGCTGGCCGGTGGCCTGGATGCACTGCAGGGCATGATCACGATTGCGGCGTTGCCATTCGCGCTGCTGATGGTGCTGGTGATGGTGTCGCTGTACCGGGTGCTGGACCAGGAGTACACGCGCGAGCGGCGGCAGGCGCAGCGCCAGCGGCATATGATCGATGCGTGGATCGCGCGCGAGATGGCGGCGCAGGAGGAGACCCAGGCGGAGGCGGCGCGCGCGCACGATCAGGATTGAGGGGGTTTTGCAGCCTGCGGCTGCACTGCTTTTCTTTCAAGCAAGAGCAAGTTCAAAAGCCAGAGCGGCTCTGGGTTACTGCTGGTTTGGCGGGGCGGTGTGGGCTGGCAGGACACGCCGTAAACCCGTCCATGGGGGCTCGATGGCGCCATCCATGGCGCCAACGGTCCTGCCAGCCCACACCGCCCCACCCCCGACAGTTTCCGTGTGACGGTGGGTTTTCCACGCCATGCGTGGATGAGGTGTATCGGAAAACAAGAAGGGGGCGGATTCGTTTTCCTCCGGAAAACGGATCCGACCCCAACTCACAGCACGCGGCTGTTGCTGCTGCCTTTGCTTTTGATCTTCTTCTTTCTCTTCCTGCGGTGGCAGCCACAGGAAACTGTCCGTGGCCGGGCGGGTGGATTGGCTGGGGGCGTGAGCCGCATGGATGCGGCGACCGAGCTTACATGGACGTACTTGCAGCGGCCCCCAGACAATCCACCCGCCCGGCCAAACCCAGCTTTACGGAATCCACCGCAGAGGGGGCTCCGCCCGGTGGCCGGGAAACCTCAATACCCCGCCGCCTGCCCATCCTTTCGACTCTCAGACGCACCGTAGTAAACGCCGGATTCCGGATCACGCATGATCGCCTGATACCCGCCATACGGACCGTCGGCGAACACGATGCGATGCCCCTTGCGCATCAGCGCACGCACCGTCTCATACGGGAAGCCGGTTTCCAGATTCACCTCACCACCGTCGGTCATCGCCGTGGCCTGCCCGGTCGGTTCGGTCGAGCCTTCATGCTGGATGCGCGGTGCATCACCGGCCTCCTGCAGGTTCATGCCGAAGTCCACCAGGTTCATCACGATCTGCGCGTGGCCCTGCGGCTGCATCGCGCCGCCCATCACGCCGAAGCTGGCATACGGCTTGCCGCCCTTGGTGATGAACGCCGGGATGATGGTCTGGAACGGGCGCTTGCCCGGTGCATAGCCGTTGGGATGATTCTTCTGCAGCACGAACATCTCGCCACGATCCTGCAGGATGAAGCCCAGCCCTGGCGGCGCCATGCCGCTGCCCATGCCGCGGTAATTGGACTGTATCAACGACACCATCATGCCGTCGGCGTCAGCCACGGTCATGTAGATGGTGTCGCCCTCCTCCAGCTGCTTCGGCGTGCCCGGTTGCACTTCCTTCAGCGCCTTGTCCATCGAGATCAGCGCGCGGCGCTGTGCGGCGTACTCCTTGGAGATCAGCTTCTGCACCGGCGCCGGCTGGAACGCCATGTCGGCATAGAAGCGCGCACGGTCGGCGAAGGCCAGCTTCTTCGCTTCAACGAACAGGTGCACATGCTCCGGTGAACCGAACGGGATCTTCGAGAAGTCGTAGCCTTCCAGCACGTTGAGGATCTGCAGCGCGGCGATGCCCTGGCTGTTCGGCGGCAGCTCCCACACGTCGTAGCCACGGTAGTTGCTGCTGACCGGTTCGACCCACTCACCGTGGTGGTCGGCCATGTCCTGGTAGCTCAGGAAGCCGCCGTTGGCCTTGAAGTAGTCGCCGATGGTGCGGGCGATATCGCCCTTGTAGAAGGCATCACGACCGCCGTCGGCGATTTTCTGCAGCGTGCTGGCCAGATTCGGGTTCTTCCACATCTCGCCCTTGCGCGGGGCGTGGCCGTTGATCGTGAACTGTTCCTTGAACCCCGGATACTGCGACAGCTTGGGCACCGAGCGGTCCCAGTAGTAGGCGATCACCTCAGCCACCGGGTGACCCTCGCGGGCGTAACGGATGGCCGGTGCCAGGTTGTCCGCCATCGGCTTGCGGCCGAAGCGGTCGTGCAGTGCGAACCAGCCGTCGACAGCGCCCGGTACCGACACCGGCAGTGGACCGGTGGCCGGGATGTCCTTCAGGCCACGGCGCTGGAACTCGGCCAGGGTGAGCGACTTCGGCGAGCGGCCCGAGCCGTTGTAGCCGTAGAGCTTCTGCGTCTTCGGGTCCCACACGATGGCGAACAGGTCGCCGCCGATGCCGTTGCCGGTGGGCTCCATCAGGCCAAGCGCGGCGTTGGCGGCAATCGCCGCGTCCACCGCCGAGCCACCGCCCTTCATCACGTCCAGCGCGATCTGGGTGGCCAGCGGCTGTGAAGTGGCAGCCATCGCATGCGGGGCGATCACCTCCGAACGCGTGGCAAAGGTGTGGCCGGTGATGCGGTCGGCGGCGGAAGACAGTGCGGGCACAGCGGCCAGCAGAGCAGCGGCCAGCAGGGAACGGGCAAGGCGTCGGGACACGGTCGGGTTCCGATGGAAGGGTGGTCCCTCGATCTTCGCCGCTGCGGCCTGCATGCGGTATCGGGCAGAGGTCATGGACGCTGATCCTGGGGTGGGTGCGGAAGGTCCGCACCCGCCAAGGCGAAAACCCGCCGGATTCCGCGCAAAAATCGCGCTGAAAGGAGTGAATTCGGGTTCACCGAAACACTTTCAGCGGCAACCATCCTTGTGCCACAAGCGATTGCGCTGGATGCAGCGGAAACCTATAAAAATTCCGTCGCGAGGGTTGACATCACCAAAACGGCTGTGTTTCTCTCGATCACATGTTGCATCACAACACGCCACCGCGAACCCATATCGAAGCCGCCGACACCGGCGCCGCCTCGCTGCGTTCGATTCTTGTGCTCGTACTTATTACCCAACCAACAGGTGCGGGACGAGCCAGCGTGTAAGCAACAAACACACCGGAACTCTTCAAAAACCCGCACCCGCCCCGGTGCGGGTTTTTTCATTTCAGGACCTGGTTTCAGACGCAACCACCATGCACAACGCCGATCGCACAACCCGGACCTGCACCACCGCGACGCCTCGTGGTGGCTGTGCCTGTGCAACGCGCGGCGCCTCCTCCACCGCTTTCCCCTGACCGGCCGGCACGTCACCTCGACGACCGGCCGTTCTTTTTTCTTCCCACCGCAAGGAACCTCCCCCATGAGCACCAACGACCTGCCCCAGACCAAGATCGCCGTCATCGGCTACGGCAGCCAGGGCCGCGCCCACGCGCTGAACCTGCGTGAATCCGGCTTCGATGTGGTGGTAGGCCTGCGTCCGGGCGGCCCGACCGAAGCCAAGGCGCAGGCCGATGGCTTCACCGTGATCGCGCCCGCTGAAGCGGTGAAAGACGCCGACCTGGTCGCCGTGCTGACCCCGGACATGGTGCAGAAGAAGCTCTACAACGACGTGCTGGCGCCGAACATGAAGCAGGGCGCCTGCCTGCTGTTCGCGCATGGCCTGAACGTGCACTACGGCATGATCGAGCCGCGCGCCGACCTGGACGTGGTGCTGGTTGCGCCGAAGGGCCCGGGTGCGCTGGTGCGTCGTGAGTATGAGATCGGGCGCGGCGTACCGTGCATCTGGGCGGTCTACCAGGATGTCAGCGGCAAGGCTGCGCAGCACGCGCAGGCCTATGCGGCCGGCCTCGGCGGCGCTCGCGCCAACCTGATCCAGACCACCTTCAAGGAAGAGACCGAGACCGATCTGTTCGGCGAGCAGGCGGTGCTGTGCGGCGGTGCCTCGGCACTGGTGCAGGCCGGTTTCGAAACCCTGGTCGAAGCCGGCTACCAGCCGGAGATCGCCTACTACGAAGTACTGCACGAACTGAAGCTGATCGTCGACCTGTTCTATGAAGGCGGCATCTCGCGCATGCTGGAGTTCATCTCCGAGACCGCGCAGTACGGCGACTACGTCAGCGGCCCGCGCGTGATCGACGCCGGCACCAAGGCGCGCATGAAGGAGGTGCTGAAGGACATCCAGGACGGCACCTTCACCAAGAACTGGGTGGCCGAGTACGAAGCGGGCCTGCCGAACTACAACAGGTTCAAGCAGGCCGACCTGGAGCACCCGATCGAAAAGGTGGGCAAGGAACTGCGCGCCAAGATGGTCTGGTTGCAAGGACAGGCCGCGTAAACGCGCGGCCCTCCCCCACCCGCTTTGCAAGGTTCCCCCATGAACTCTTCCACACATCGCAGCGCGCCGCCCAACGGCGCGCGCTGGCTGACCCAGGCGCTGGAGGCCGAGGGCGTCCACACGCTGTTCGGCTATCCCGGCGGCACCATCATGCCGTTCTACGACGCGCTGGTGGATTCGTCGCTGAAGCACGTCCTGGTGCGCCATGAGCAGGGCGCGGCACTGGCCGCCAATGGCTTTGCCCGCGCCAGCAACCAGGTCGGCGTCTGCGTGGCCACCTCCGGCCCGGGCGCCTCCAACCTGGTCACCGGCATCGCCGACGCGATGCTGGATTCGGTGCCGATGGTCTGCATCACCGGCCAGGTCGCCACACCGCTGCTGGGCACCGACGCGTTCCAGGAACTGGACGTGTTTGGCCTGACCCTGCCGATCGTCAAGCACAGCTGGCTGGTGCGCAGTGTCGACGATCTGCCGCGCGTGGTCGCCGATGCGTTCCGCATCGCCCGCGAGGGCCGGCCCGGCCCGGTGCTGATCGACCTGCCCAAGGACGTGCAGCTGGCCGATGCCAGCCATCTGCCGGTGCATGTGCCGAGCAGCGTCGAGCCTCCGCCTGCGCCCGCCGAAGCGGCCATCGCCGAGGCCATCGCCGCACTGGCGGCCGCCGAAAAGCCGGTGGTCTACGCCGGTGGCGGCATCGCGCTGGGCGATGCGGTGCAGGACCTGCGCGATTTCGTCGAGGCCAGCGCCATCCCCACCGTGATGACCCTGCGCGGGCTGGGCGCGCTGCCGGCCAACCACCCGCAGTCGCTGGGCATGCTGGGCATGCATGGCACCCGCGCGGCCAACATGGCGGTGCAGGAAAGCGACCTGCTGCTGGTGCTGGGTGCACGCTTCGACGACCGTGCCACCGGCAAGCTGGCCGAATTCGCACCGTTCGCCCGCGTCGTCCACATCGATGCCGACGCCTACGAGATCTCCAAGCTGCGCAGCGCCGATGTCGCCGTACCCGGCAATGTCGGCCATGCCATCCGCGCCCTGCGTGCGGCCTTCCCCTCCCCCAAGGCCCACCAGGACGCATGGCGCAAGCGCTGTGCACAGCATCGCGATCGTTTCGCAGCGCGCTACGACGCACCGGGCCAGCACATCTACGCCCCGGCGCTGCTGAAGCGCCTGAGCGAACTGGCACCGGCCGATGCGGTGATCGCCTGCGATGTCGGCCAGCACCAGATGTGGGTGGCGCAGCACTGCCGCTTCAACCACCCGCGCAACCACCTGACCAGTGGCGCGCTGGGCACCATGGGCTTCGGCCTGCCGGCAGCGATGGGTGCGCAGTTCGCCTGCCCCGATCGCACCGTGGTGCTGGTGTCCGGCGACGGCAGCTTCATGATGAACGTGCAGGAGCTGGCCACCATCGCGCGTTGCCGCCTGCCGGTGAAGATCGTGCTGCTGGACAACAGTTCGCTGGGCATGGTGCGGCAGTGGCAGGAGCTGTTCTTCGCCGAGCGTTACAGCGAGATCGACCTGTCCGACAACCCGGACTTCGTGGCGCTGGCGCAGGTGTTCGGCATTGCCGCGACCCGCATCGACGCGCGAGATGACGTCGAGGGTGGGCTGGCCGCGCTGCTGGCCGAGCCCGGCCCCGCGCTGCTGCACGTGGCCATCGATGCACGCGCCAACGTGTGGCCACTGGTGCCGCCGAACACCGCCAACAGCACGATGCTGGAAAGCAACCCTGCCCATGCCCGCCAGGAGATCCCCAATGCAATACCGGCTTGACCTGGTGCTGCACCCGGCCGAAGGCGCACTGCTGCGCGTGATCGGCATGGCCGAACGCCGTGGCTTCGCACCGCGTGCGATCAGCGGTGCGCCGGTGGCCGACGACGATGGCCGCTGGCACCTGCAGCTGGTGGTGGATGGCCAGCGCCCGGCGGAAACGCTGTGCCGGCAGATCGAGAAGATCTACGACTGCGTGTCCGTGCAGGTCACCGCCGTGGAAGGAGCATCCGTATGAACACCCGTACCGTAGTGACCACGGTGCCGGTACGGAGGCGTCTTCTTCGCCGCCCGTGCCCGCATGCGGCGGTCGCCTGCACCCCGCTGGTGGCCCATGCCGGCCGCTGATGCCAGCCAGGAAAGCGATGTCGGCGACGTAAGCGTCGCCGACGTACTGGCGGCGCAGGCCCGGCTGCGCCGCTTCCTGCCGCCCACCCCGCTGCACCATGCCGAGCGCTTCGGCACCTGGCTGAAGCTGGAGAACCTGCAGCGCACCGGGTCCTACAAAGTGCGCGGCGCGTTGAACGCGCTGCTGGCCGGCCGCGAGCGCGGCGATACCCGGCCGGTGATCTGCGCCTCGGCCGGCAACCATGCGCAGGGCGTGGCGTGGGCGGCCTACCGCCTGGACGTACCGGCCATCACCGTGATGCCGCATGGCGCGCCCGCCACCAAGATCGCCGGCGTCGCCCACTGGGGCGCGACCGTGCGCCAGCACGGCACGAGCTATGACGAGGCCTACGCCTTCGCGGTTGAACTGGCACAACGCCACGGCTACCGCTTCCTGTCCGCGTTCGACGATGCCGATGTGATCGCCGGCCAGGGCACGGTCGGCATCGAGCTGGCCGCACACGCGCCGGACGTGGTGATCGTGCCGATCGGCGGCGGCGGTCTGGCCTCCGGCGTTGCATTGGCACTGAAATCACAGGGCGTGCGCGTGGTCGGCGCGCAGGTGGAGGGCGTGGATTCGATGGCGCGTGCGATCCATGGCGACGTGCGCGAGATCGCCCCCGTCGCCTCGCTGGCCGACGGCGTGCGGGTGAAGATTCCCGGCTTCCTGACCCGCCGCCTGTGCACCTCGCTGCTGGACGACGTAGTGATCGTGCGCGAAGCCGAGCTGCGCGAAACCCTGGTCCGGCTGGCACTGGAAGAACACATCATCGCCGAGGGTGCCGGTGCGTTGGCGCTGGCGGCCGGCCGCCGCGTCGCCGGCCGCCGCAAGTGCGCGGTGGTCTCCGGCGGCAACATCGATGCCGGTGTCCTGGCCGGCCTGCTCACCGACATCCGTCCGCGCCCGCCACGCAAACCGCGGCGACGGCGCAGTGAAACCCTGCGCTCGCCGGCCAAGGCCAGCGCGCCCGCATCCCCCACCTCTTCCCCTTCCCCCCTGAAAGCCGTCGCACCCGCTGTCGAGGAGATTTCCCTGTGACCACCATCGAACGAATTACCACCCCGCGCATCCGCATCTTCGACACCACCCTGCGTGACGGCGAGCAGTCCCCCGGCTGCAGCATGAGCCCGCCGCAGAAGCTGGTGATGGCGCGTGCGCTGGACGAACTGGGCGTGGACATCATCGAGACCGGCTTCCCGGCCAGTTCGCAGTCCGACCGCGAAGCAATGGCGCTGATCGGCCGCGAACTGCGCCGCCCGAGCCTGAGCCTGGCGGTGCTGTCGCGCTGCCTGCAGGCCGACATCGAGACCTCCGCACGTGCCCTGGAGGCCGCTGCCAACCCGCGCCTGCACGTGTTCCTGTCGACCAGCCCGCTGCACCGCGAGCACAAGCTGCGGATGACCCGCGAGCAGGTACTGGAGTCG includes the following:
- a CDS encoding BCCT family transporter, with amino-acid sequence MVFRVSIALVLLLVLLAGVAPGPFNTVVQSVLADVIRSVGWLYLLVVFLALTFLMYLAFGRFGNLRIGGEDAEPEFSRASWMSMLFAAGMGIGLVFWGAAEPISHFTKPPEGLAPQSMDAARASMRYAFFHWGLHPWAIYALIGLAMAWFQFNRNGRGLVSDMLQPIIGRHHRGWIGRVVNIAAVVATAIGVATTLGFGTIQIAAGMERVFGLHAGVPLQLTIIAIAFVLYMASTASGVERGVKWLSNFNLALAALLAATVLVLGPTGFIFDTFTTTLGSYLNQLVTMSLRMSPFSGSTWVADWTIFYWAWWISWAPFVGSFIARISRGRSVREFVIGVVLAPTVLGFFWFAVFGGTALWAQIFGHADLVQALGNGYETVLFTLFDSMPLPLLLSCIALVLLMIFFVTSADSAVLVLASMSTDEAGDPPLKRKLAWGIAVALIAAALLLAGGLDALQGMITIAALPFALLMVLVMVSLYRVLDQEYTRERRQAQRQRHMIDAWIAREMAAQEETQAEAARAHDQD
- the ilvG gene encoding acetolactate synthase 2 catalytic subunit — protein: MNSSTHRSAPPNGARWLTQALEAEGVHTLFGYPGGTIMPFYDALVDSSLKHVLVRHEQGAALAANGFARASNQVGVCVATSGPGASNLVTGIADAMLDSVPMVCITGQVATPLLGTDAFQELDVFGLTLPIVKHSWLVRSVDDLPRVVADAFRIAREGRPGPVLIDLPKDVQLADASHLPVHVPSSVEPPPAPAEAAIAEAIAALAAAEKPVVYAGGGIALGDAVQDLRDFVEASAIPTVMTLRGLGALPANHPQSLGMLGMHGTRAANMAVQESDLLLVLGARFDDRATGKLAEFAPFARVVHIDADAYEISKLRSADVAVPGNVGHAIRALRAAFPSPKAHQDAWRKRCAQHRDRFAARYDAPGQHIYAPALLKRLSELAPADAVIACDVGQHQMWVAQHCRFNHPRNHLTSGALGTMGFGLPAAMGAQFACPDRTVVLVSGDGSFMMNVQELATIARCRLPVKIVLLDNSSLGMVRQWQELFFAERYSEIDLSDNPDFVALAQVFGIAATRIDARDDVEGGLAALLAEPGPALLHVAIDARANVWPLVPPNTANSTMLESNPAHARQEIPNAIPA
- a CDS encoding ion channel, encoding MPVAITTRWLAIARRHPSAWLLGAQLIAVLLYPALDDTAGGRAALGMFGMAVLGLALWVVQRSPLGTWLALLLAIPSVVFSLAGALLDRSALLTTAQLLESLLYFYTAGALIAYMLQDHKVTRDELFAAGATFTLLAWAFAFAFAVCQQWYPGSFQGTGGGAQRTWMELLYLSFSLLSGVGLSDVVPLHPQARALVMLEQFSGVMYVALVVSRLVGLTMLRRM
- the thiC gene encoding phosphomethylpyrimidine synthase ThiC, whose amino-acid sequence is MNAQLSALQQQAQQLSESVTRPIPGSRKIHVPGSRPDLQVPMREIALTRTPTLFGGEENAPVTVYDTSGPYTDPEVRIDLSAGLPALRRGWVEERGDTERLEGLSSSFGRDREHDPKLDAVRFPARSLPRRARAGANVTQMHYARRGIITPEMEFVAIRENQRLDVIRDAGLLQQHPGEAFGASIQKIITPEFVRDEIARGRAVLPNNINHPESEPMIIGRNFLTKINANIGNSAVSSGIAEEVEKLVWAIRWGGDTVMDLSTGKHIHETREWIIRNSPVAIGTVPIYQALEKVDGRAEALTWEIFRDTLIEQAEQGVDYFTIHAGVLLRYVPLTAKRVTGIVSRGGSIMAKWCLAHHKENFLYTHFEDICEIMKAYDVTFSLGDGLRPGCIADANDAAQFGELETLGELTKIAWKHDVQTMIEGPGHVPMQLIKENMDKQLRECGEAPFYTLGPLTTDIAPGYDHITSAIGAAMIGWFGTAMLCYVTPKEHLGLPNRQDVRDGIMAYRIAAHAADLAKGHPGAQVRDNALSKARFEFRWEDQFHLGLDPEKAKEFHDETLPKDAHKLAHFCSMCGPHFCSMKITQDVRDYAEAGMKEKSEEFRAAGAEVYHQG
- a CDS encoding ACT domain-containing protein, translating into MQYRLDLVLHPAEGALLRVIGMAERRGFAPRAISGAPVADDDGRWHLQLVVDGQRPAETLCRQIEKIYDCVSVQVTAVEGASV
- the ilvC gene encoding ketol-acid reductoisomerase codes for the protein MSTNDLPQTKIAVIGYGSQGRAHALNLRESGFDVVVGLRPGGPTEAKAQADGFTVIAPAEAVKDADLVAVLTPDMVQKKLYNDVLAPNMKQGACLLFAHGLNVHYGMIEPRADLDVVLVAPKGPGALVRREYEIGRGVPCIWAVYQDVSGKAAQHAQAYAAGLGGARANLIQTTFKEETETDLFGEQAVLCGGASALVQAGFETLVEAGYQPEIAYYEVLHELKLIVDLFYEGGISRMLEFISETAQYGDYVSGPRVIDAGTKARMKEVLKDIQDGTFTKNWVAEYEAGLPNYNRFKQADLEHPIEKVGKELRAKMVWLQGQAA
- the ggt gene encoding gamma-glutamyltransferase, coding for MTSARYRMQAAAAKIEGPPFHRNPTVSRRLARSLLAAALLAAVPALSSAADRITGHTFATRSEVIAPHAMAATSQPLATQIALDVMKGGGSAVDAAIAANAALGLMEPTGNGIGGDLFAIVWDPKTQKLYGYNGSGRSPKSLTLAEFQRRGLKDIPATGPLPVSVPGAVDGWFALHDRFGRKPMADNLAPAIRYAREGHPVAEVIAYYWDRSVPKLSQYPGFKEQFTINGHAPRKGEMWKNPNLASTLQKIADGGRDAFYKGDIARTIGDYFKANGGFLSYQDMADHHGEWVEPVSSNYRGYDVWELPPNSQGIAALQILNVLEGYDFSKIPFGSPEHVHLFVEAKKLAFADRARFYADMAFQPAPVQKLISKEYAAQRRALISMDKALKEVQPGTPKQLEEGDTIYMTVADADGMMVSLIQSNYRGMGSGMAPPGLGFILQDRGEMFVLQKNHPNGYAPGKRPFQTIIPAFITKGGKPYASFGVMGGAMQPQGHAQIVMNLVDFGMNLQEAGDAPRIQHEGSTEPTGQATAMTDGGEVNLETGFPYETVRALMRKGHRIVFADGPYGGYQAIMRDPESGVYYGASESRKDGQAAGY